The Capsicum annuum cultivar UCD-10X-F1 chromosome 3, UCD10Xv1.1, whole genome shotgun sequence genomic sequence TGTTGCTCCTCTTCAGATGCTTGTGGATTTACATCTTTCACAGCCTTAGGCTTGTTGCTCGTGGACTGCTGGTACATAACACCACCAAGCATACAGATCAAGAGTCCCACTGTCCCAACAATAGTCGAGTGTTTGTCCCAGATGATTAGATTAATCACCACCGTCAATAGTTTGTTCACTATGCCGAGAACAGTAAACCCTGTAGCAGATATTGCTCTACGGCAAGAAAATCCGAAGAAAGAGATGGCTAAACCAAACAAACACGACAGGGCTACGGGCAACACCACTTGAAAACTATACCAATCTGACTCATCCTGAATTTCATGCTTTATTTTCTTCAGTTCGCCCATTATAAACAGCTCAATAGGAAAAAGCATCAAAGCCTCAAGGTTGTTGTACAGCACGAGACCCCACGTGTTTAAGCCAATTGTCATTACTACATGCTTGATATATACAAAATCAACGGACATGCTCACTAAGTAAGCCAATGCCCAGCTATAAGCTGTAAGTGTGAACTGGTAATCAGTAATGACATAGAGCACGCTACCAGCAAAGATTGTACCCAGTGACGCCCATGTTTTAATTGCTGGCCATGGTTGGTGCAAGTAGAGGGTCTCTCCTATTGCAACAAAGATGGGGACAGCTGATCTGAAGACAATAAATGTATCAACATTGGCATGGAGGAGAAGCTCACTGTTCGTAAACAGAGATAGGTAAAATATAATTGCAGCTGGTAGAAACCGCCACATCGTTACAAGATCAAGCTTATCATGTTCTAATAGCTTGAGCCAACCGCATATGAGGACTCCAGCTGCACTTATGAAATACTGCAACGCAGTTAGTGCCCCTGG encodes the following:
- the LOC107862708 gene encoding GDP-mannose transporter GONST3 encodes the protein MSNDVENPQDGDARKSADASSQPPPSLQSTWYSGLLQQASVYGVAAGYCLSASLLSIINKWAVMKFPYPGALTALQYFISAAGVLICGWLKLLEHDKLDLVTMWRFLPAAIIFYLSLFTNSELLLHANVDTFIVFRSAVPIFVAIGETLYLHQPWPAIKTWASLGTIFAGSVLYVITDYQFTLTAYSWALAYLVSMSVDFVYIKHVVMTIGLNTWGLVLYNNLEALMLFPIELFIMGELKKIKHEIQDESDWYSFQVVLPVALSCLFGLAISFFGFSCRRAISATGFTVLGIVNKLLTVVINLIIWDKHSTIVGTVGLLICMLGGVMYQQSTSNKPKAVKDVNPQASEEEQQKLLEMQSSIQSTENEKQATQPEEEKQ